One window of the Haloarcula halobia genome contains the following:
- a CDS encoding CbtB domain-containing protein, with translation MQTDTDTVRGRIELAAGTLSGTQLALALAFVAALGFTLLFVQDPLVHDALHNFRHGAGVTCH, from the coding sequence ATGCAGACAGACACCGACACCGTCCGTGGCCGCATCGAACTCGCCGCCGGTACGCTCTCGGGCACGCAGCTGGCGCTCGCGCTGGCGTTCGTGGCCGCGCTCGGCTTCACGCTCCTGTTCGTCCAGGACCCGCTGGTTCACGACGCGCTGCACAACTTCCGACACGGTGCAGGCGTCACCTGTCACTGA